The following are from one region of the Heliangelus exortis chromosome 2, bHelExo1.hap1, whole genome shotgun sequence genome:
- the FAM83H gene encoding protein FAM83H, with translation MARRSQSSSQGDNPLDPNYLPPHYKEYYRLALDVLTEEGKESYQRFLADEAAPDFLCSSEVEHILQNLQKPQYAHQEGSTETTGDNDMDGSSGTYWPMNSDLAVPELDLGWPMVFGFRGTEVTTLVQPPPPDNPSIKEEARRMIRAAQQVVAIVMDIFTDVDLLFEVLDAAARRVPVYILLDEMNSQLFLDTAAKCRVNLNYVEFLRVRTVSGPTYYCRTGMSFKGHVKEKFLLVDCMVVLSGNYSFMWSFEKIHRSIAHIFQGELVSSFDEEFRILFAQSEPLVPPANLLANPDTALAMAPFGSNVPFFPKKSPLMFQRDDTLFPSFMERVDPDRYFLSNFRRDDMLRHTVEGSAMRMYKKVEMENSQLDPVRGFLRSKQLELDAFKRHSFAEGTFENFASSKQFARQMFMNNMDEFKIQSSHFQKDQFYQYQFEHPHLPGRPHGLFERIRGGRPGFNELEGYGEEPRYPELESGFGQEGFPLRLDYVPSNSSREVRHGSDQLNPAGNGPMGMMLRRQNIGQKFICQTSPTQKQSLEQRLFLQDKDEEQEEDKSTQENRTGLRNWRISSYLSAYQSEPEEGLPMPMESEAYNDVLGDPLTKHPTDLLPAFKSPISFSSKPLGMESAKEFADPERGGEEAPITKQDAFRSRINPLIQRSSRLRSSLIFSAAKLDQPNSTMEKVQVFQKEQTSSEVTKDNETIKTAASSKVAELLEKYKAVGKDTERVTHTKAVSSYLQEESQNAEKKCTKSVQYKILESRVLDSKDSCSTYKMHGEVDRAFGMASPTPQLGDSLSKDPLAHFSSKMDKLSSRFYPMESKPALPEKESLIYVGDTQKLNLPEKKERVTFKEDTQKLLSTELKKPQIRTSTTSALENLSRSPGSDSSLGKSEEDCSKQDQNPMEFLRKGSLRLKQLLNPKGDKKSEEELGPESGKSEKQTMVLKRSSIGDCQEMMEEEKSHKFTSPLPPKSSQPAQGRFPSSTANILYSSNLRDDTKVILEQISANSQKNRADLAKQLPSTSNPDLSKSTTSLERKGEKEKSCNIHRSESFGSQKRNLQRQPSEDRDTLLKKMENMRKEKRVYSRFEVFCKKDEHTSQSEEEYDTDAKDKKMGKFMPKILGTFKTKK, from the exons aTGGCTCGTCGATCCCAAAGCTCCTCccagggggacaatcccctgGATCCCAACTACCTGCCCCCCCACTACAAGGAATATTACCGCCTGGCTCTGGATGTGCTGactgaggaggggaaggaaagttACCAACGATTCCTGGCAGATGAAGCAGCCCCAGATTTCCTCTGCAGCTCAGAGGTGGAGCACATCCTGCAGAACCTCCAGAAACCTCAGTACGCCCACCAGGAAGGCAGCACAGAAACCACGGGTGACAATGACATGGATGGATCCTCGGGGACTTACTGGCCCATGAACTCAGACCTCGCTGTTCCCGAGCTGGACCTGGGCTGGCCAATGGTCTTTGGGTTCAGGGGCACAGAGGTGACAACCCTGGTGCAGCCACCACCCCCAGACAACCCCAGCATTAAGGAGGAGGCTCGCAGGATGATCCGAGCAGCTCAGCAG gTGGTGGCCATCGTGATGGACATTTTCACTGATGTGGATCTGCTCTTTGAGgtcctggatgctgctgctcgCCGGGTCCCTGTCTACATCCTCCTGGATGAGATGAACTCACAGCTCTTCCTCGACACAGCTGCCAAGTGCAGAGTCAACCTCAACTACGTGGAG TTCCTCAGGGTGAGGACAGTTTCTGGCCCAACCTACTACTGCCGCACGGGGATGTCCTTCAAGGGCCACGTGAAGGAGAAATTCCTCCTGGTGGACTGCATGGTGGTGCTGAGTGGCAACTACAG TTTCATGTGGTCCTTTGAGAAGATCCACAGGAGCATCGCTCACATCTTCCAGGGGGAGCTGGTGTCCAGCTTCGACGAGGAATTCCGCATCCTCTTCGCGCAGTCGGAACCCCTGGTCCCTCCCGCCAACCTCTTGGCCAACCCCGACACCGCCCTGGCCATGGCTCCCTTTGGCAGCAACGTCCCCTTCTTCCCCAAAAAATCCCCCCTGATGTTCCAGAGGGACGACactcttttcccctccttcatGGAGAGGGTGGATCCAGACAGGTACTTCCTCTCCAATTTCCGGCGGGACGACATGCTGCGGCACACCGTGGAGGGCTCGGCCATGCGGATGTACAAGAAGGTGGAGATGGAGAATTCCCAGCTGGATCCTGTCAGGGGTTTTCTCCGTTCCAAGCAGCTGGAGTTGGATGCTTTTAAGAGGCACAGTTTTGCAGAAGGAACGTTTGAGAACTTCGCCTCCTCCAAACAGTTCGCCAGGCAGATGTTCATGAACAACATGGATGAGTTTAAAATCCAGTCCAGTCACTTCCAGAAGGACCAGTTCTACCAGTACCAGTTTGAGCATCCCCACCTCCCCGGCAGACCTCACGGACTCTTCGAGAGGATCCGAGGTGGGAGGCCAGGGTTCAATGAACTGGAAGGTTATGGAGAGGAACCCAGGTACCCTGAGCTGGAATCAGGTTTTGGACAGGAGGGGTTCCCCCTCAGGCTGGATTATGTCCCCTCCAACTCCTCCAGGGAAGTGAGGCACGGCTCGGATCAGCTGAACCCTGCGGGCAACGGCCCCATGGGGATGATGCTGAGGAGGCAGAACATAGGGCAGAAATTTATTTGCCAGACTTCTCCTACCCAGAAGCAAAGCTTGGAACAACGCCTGTTCTTGCAGGACAAagatgaggagcaggaggaggacaaGAGCACCCAGGAGAACAGAACGGGGCTACGGAACTGGAGGATCTCCTCGTACCTCAGCGCCTACCAGTCGGAGCCGGAGGAAGGGCTTCCCATGCCCATGGAATCCGAGGCCTACAACGATGTCCTGGGGGACCCCCTCACCAAGCACCCCACCGACCTCCTCCCAGCCTTCAAATCCCCCATTTCTTTCAGCAGCAAGCCACTGGGAATGGAAAGTGCCAAGGAATTTGCAGATCCTGagagaggaggtgaggaagCCCCCATCACCAAGCAGGACGCTTTTCGGTCCAGGATAAATCCTTTGATCCAGAGGAGCTCCAGGCTCAGGTCCTCTCTGATTTTCAGTGCTGCCAAGTTGGATCAGCCCAACAGCACCATGGAAAAGGTTCAGGTCTTCCAAAAAGAACAAACCTCCAGTGAGGTGACAAAAGACAACGAAACCATAAAGACAGCTGCCTCTTCCAAAGTGGCAGAACTCCTGGAGAAGTACAAAGCCGTGGGCAAGGACACAGAGAGGGTCACCCACACCAAAGCTGTTTCCAGTTACCTGCAggaggaatcacagaatgcagagaagaaatgtACCAAATCCGTGCAATATAAGATCCTGGAGAGCAGGGTCCTGGACTCCAAAGACTCCTGCAGCACTTACAAAATGCATGGAGAGGTTGACAGAGCCTTTGGAATGGCCTCACCAACCCCCCAGCTCGGCGACTCCTTGAGTAAAGATCCCCTGGCTCATTTTAGCAGCAAGATGGACAAATTATCCTCTCGGTTTTACCCCATGGAGAGCAAACCTGCTCTTCCAGAGAAGGAGAGTCTCATATATGTGGGAGACACACAGAAACTGAACCTTcctgagaagaaggaaagagtGACATTCAAAGAAGACACTCAAAAACTCCTCAGTACGGAACTGAAGAAACCACAGATCAGGACCAGCACCACATCAGCTCTGGAAAACTTATCAAGAAGTCCAGGGTCTGACAGCTCTCTCGGTAAATCCGAGGAAGACTGTTCAAAACAGGACCAAAATCCCATGGAATTTTTAAGGAAAGGGTCGCTACGGCTGAAGCAGCTTTTGAACCCAAAGGGTGACAAGAAATCAGAGGAGGAACTCGGCCCTGAGAGTGGGAAATCTGAGAAGCAGACCATGGTTCTCAAGCGCTCGTCCATAGGGGATTGTCAGGAGAtgatggaggaagaaaaaagccatAAATTCACAAGCCCACTGCCTCCCAAAAGCAGTCAGCCAGCACAGGGGAGGTTCCCCTCATCCACAGCCAACATCCTCTACAGCAGCAACCTCCGGGATGACACCAAGGTGATTCTGGAGCAGATCTCTGCCAACAGTCAGAAGAACAGAGCTGACCTGGCCAAGCAGCTGCCATCCACCAGCAACCCCGACCTCTCAAAGTCAACCACCAGcttggagaggaaaggagagaaggagaagagctGCAACATCCACAGGTCAGAGAGTTTTGGGAGCCAGAAACGGAACCTCCAGCGGCAGCCGTCGGAGGACAGGGACaccctgctgaaaaaaatggagaacatgaggaaggagaagagagtCTACAGCAGGTTTGAGGTCTTCTGCAAAAAGGATGAGCACACGAGTCAGAGTGAGGAGGAGTATGACACAGATGCCAAAGACAAGAAGATGGGAAAGTTCATGCCCAAAATCCTGGGGACCTTCAAGACCAAAAAATGA